A region of Desulfobacterales bacterium DNA encodes the following proteins:
- the tatA gene encoding twin-arginine translocase TatA/TatE family subunit, with translation MFGIGMPELIIILVIILIIFGAGKLPEIGAGMGKAIRNFKGESDEAEKKEPEKIEEEKQE, from the coding sequence ATGTTTGGAATAGGAATGCCGGAATTGATTATCATACTGGTAATCATTCTGATTATATTCGGTGCCGGAAAACTGCCGGAAATCGGCGCCGGAATGGGTAAGGCCATTCGCAATTTCAAAGGCGAGTCAGACGAGGCAGAAAAAAAAGAGCCTGAGAAAATAGAAGAGGAAAAACAAGAATAG
- a CDS encoding MoxR family ATPase, which translates to MTENKNGTFTGATRYVLDDELAKIVNISMALEMPLLLKGEPGTGKTMLAHAIADSLKMPLIVLNVKSSMKLVEALYQYDTLTRLNDSRFGDSSRDVSKIEDYIRMGKIGQAFTSDTRTVLLIDEIDKADTDFQDDMLDVLDQMEFDIIEIDKTISATYRPVIVITSNAKKDLSDPFLGRCNFHHIAFPDPDMMRKIIRVHFPKIDSDMLDHAVTAFYGVREFGDIEKRPATRELINWIRALKADPDFKPKQLAKGDLPYLGVLFKKSQDLQRAQGVLGRRRSY; encoded by the coding sequence ATGACTGAAAACAAGAATGGAACTTTCACAGGCGCGACCCGCTATGTCCTCGATGATGAGCTGGCCAAGATCGTCAATATATCCATGGCGCTGGAAATGCCGCTGCTGCTCAAAGGCGAGCCCGGTACCGGGAAAACCATGCTGGCCCATGCCATTGCAGACAGTTTGAAAATGCCGTTGATTGTGCTGAATGTGAAATCCAGCATGAAGCTGGTTGAGGCCTTGTATCAGTACGACACCCTGACACGGCTCAACGACAGCCGCTTTGGCGATTCAAGCCGCGATGTCAGCAAGATTGAAGATTATATCCGCATGGGGAAAATCGGGCAGGCGTTTACCTCGGATACAAGAACCGTCTTATTGATCGACGAGATCGACAAGGCCGATACCGATTTTCAGGACGATATGCTGGATGTCCTGGACCAGATGGAGTTTGACATCATTGAAATCGATAAAACCATTTCAGCCACCTATCGCCCGGTCATTGTCATTACATCCAATGCCAAAAAGGACCTATCCGATCCGTTTTTGGGGCGCTGCAATTTTCACCATATCGCTTTCCCCGACCCCGATATGATGCGCAAAATCATCCGGGTCCATTTTCCCAAAATCGACTCGGATATGCTGGATCATGCTGTTACGGCATTTTACGGCGTGCGGGAATTCGGTGACATTGAAAAACGGCCGGCCACCCGGGAGCTGATCAATTGGATTCGGGCACTCAAGGCAGATCCGGATTTTAAGCCCAAACAGCTGGCCAAGGGCGATCTGCCGTATTTGGGTGTGCTGTTCAAGAAGAGCCAGGATTTGCAGAGGGCGCAGGGTGTGCTCGGTCGCCGTCGCTCCTACTAA